The region TATCTTCTGAATGCACTGatagaaaaatccatttttctaTAACCATCAAACTTGAAACATACATTGTGCCATATGTTGTGAACATATCTTCTGAACACCAAAATTCATGATCTgacaaaagttttcttttcatgtttgtgaattttatataaaaagtataaaacttataCATTTAATCTACAAATAGAAACCTTGACTGTGAAAGATAAAGACCTGAACAAATGGAGGGACATGAGTCTTAAATCTCTTCAAacggattttaaaatattgacaagaaaacttttaaaatagttgaCAAATTCTAAAGTTTATTTGGAAAACTAAGTAAGTGACTGTagccaagacattttttttctggggggaaaaaggaaTCTGTGTGCATTGAGAGTACTTACACTAGTAgatattaaaacttattttctgtGATAAAAGTACACACGTAAAATTTAATTTGGGGTGTGGTGGCTGCTCTATATAAGACACCAAAGGCAGGAACCATAAaagccttttactttataagataTGAACCCCCCAAACACTGTGAAATAAAACCAATCTCCCagctttaaaaaatggacaaagcgAGCAAAGGGACATAAgtaaatttacaaaaagaaaaaaaaaaaaaaaaaagaagatacaaacaggtaataaatatgtggaaaaaattaaaaaaaacaagccagCTAACTAGTAATCTAGGAAGTGAAATtcaaaacaatgagaaataatgactttaaatttgaaaaaaaaatagcctgtGTTAAGGATATTGAAAAATGGGCATTTCTCAAGGTAAAGCTAATAAATGTTCCTGGAAGATAattcagaaaaacatttaaaaacatacactttGCCTTTGATCCATCAGTTCCCCTCTCCTCAAATTTTAAAACCAGGCATGTGCAGTAAAAGACGGAACTATAATGATACGGAGAAACAAGAAAGTTTACCTGTACATTTATGCAGCCGTTAAGAATCATGTCATAAGAGAATATCTaataaaatgggaggaaattCACAATATTGTTAGTGAAAAGGGAAGGATACATTTTCACAACGCATTATGTCAAACATGCAGAGATAAAGCATAGGAAACAAAAACCTGGAGGGGACAGACCAAGATTTGAAATGTAATTGACTCTAGAAGCTCAAAGTACGAGAGATCTTTATATTCTGTTTCTGCTAGGACCGGTGCAACAGATTGAAGGGTTTTAAAAATGATCGCACGATCAACACTGACTTTATTGTAAAGCACAGAAGTACACGACACCGTGCCCGCCTGGAAAGCCCAGGAAGTGTGTCTGGTTTGCAAAGCCCCGGCCACCTGCTCGGCGGTGAGTCACGGGCGCGGGCTCGCACCTGCCTCCGCGCCCGCCGACCGCCGACCGGCTGCTGCGCGGCTCCCAGCGCGATGTCCGAGGCGGGGGCGGCCCCCGCGCCAGGCCCCGCGCCGCGGGCCGCGGGAAGCCGGGAACGCCCGCTCTCGGTAATTTCTGGAATCGGGGGCATTCCCTTTCTAAAGTTCGGGCGGTCGGGCTTTTCCTTTCTCCACTTGGGAACGAACCAGAAGCCGGGCTTTCGGGTCAGCGCGCCGCCCCCGGCCGGGGGGGCATCTCGGGGCCGCCACGCGGCCAGCGGTCGAGGTGGCCCGGGGGCGGCGAGCGCTCTCGGGAGAGGCCGGCGAGGCCGGGTCCGGCCGAGGGACCGCGGTCCGGCCACGCGGGCGCGCAGGGACGCGCGTCCTCCGTCGGGACAAAGGGTCGGGAACTTGCGCCTGGCCTGTCCCGGAAAATCCGGGCTGCGGTCGCCATGGCTACGGAGCCGGGCTCCCGGCGgccgcccccagcccagcccgcgAGGGGGcgctgggagggggcgggggcggggcggaggggacgagcccgcccgccccgccccgccccgccctccggccGCGGCCGCCGGCCCCAGCCCGTGACTGACCCTCGGCAGCTCCTGTAGTCACGTGGCGCTGGGAACCGGCGGGGGGGCTGGGCCCGGGCCTGGCAGTTGTGAACTCGAACCTGCCGCTGTcgccgcgcggggcggggagcgcggccgCCGGCGCCGGCGTTCCGGCCTCATGGACGCGCGACGCGCCTCCGCGCACCCCGCCGGAGAGGTTCGTCCCGGGCAGGGCGCGGGGTTCCACGCGGGCCCGAGGCGGGCGGCCCTACCTGCCGGGCGCGTGACTGTGTGCGCTGTGGGGGGGACAGTGGCGGACCGAGTGGGGGGGCGAGCCCGCGCACCTGCGCACAGGCTCCGCGAGGTGCGCTCTGCGTGGGGACCCGAGCGGGCCCAGTGGGGGCGCGCGGAGCCGGGTGTCCGCGACGTGAACGGGGGACACGCGCGAAAACAAAAGGGGGGTGTGGGGTCGCCGGGACCCTCTGCCATCCAGAGGGCACAAGGGGATTGTGACCGAGACCTGGCCTCACTCGCTCGCCCTGCGCAGCCCCTTGGGAACCGGGCCTGGAATTCCTgttgggaggagggtgggggaaggggagccaGCAGGGATTCCAGAGTTTCTGCCATCCGCCGGCCTTTGGCCATCAGCATGGAGAATTCGTGCTGTGACCTTACCGTGGAGGAAATGACCCCCAAGCGCTGTCGTGTACTTCCTTGGCGAAGGGGgcaatattcatttattaatccaGTATCCATTAAGGTTACTCGGCCGCTCGGGGTGTGGGgcttgggtgggggagggggttgtgGCTGGCGAGGACACAAAGATGACTGCCCTAGAGGAGCTCAGAGCCTCATGCAtgttttctctcccctccccgcaGGTAAGGCTGGCCTCTCTGCACTCAGAGGTCTGAGCTCTGCCATGGGGGTAGGGGTGTCTTTACTGCTGCAGTTTTCTCTGACATCTGGGGGCCACCAGAGTGTGGGCCGAAGCAAGCGCTACAGCCGCAGAAGTATCCCCAGGAGGAGCTGGAAAAAACCTCATCTCCAGCTCCACGGTCTCCAGGGTAGAGTCTGACCTTCTTTGTTGGGTTCCCAAATCATTCCACAGCCCCAGTGCTCAGATCTCATCCTGGAGGAAGGGAgtcacctgggggggggggggtggggggcgggaggatCACATTCCCAAACCAGCGGTCTTCTCTGTGCTCATTCTGGTCATGGAGAAGGAGGCACGTCTGAGCTGCTCAAGAGGAGTTCGGCTCTAGGGAATTTAGGAGGATGTGCCTGGAGCTTGCAAGCCGGCAGTGAAGGTCCATTAGGAAGCTAATGACCACCCACTCCTCAGGGCCTTCAGGAAGCTCACCTCGAGGAATCTCGGCTCCCTGGCACTGTGGAAGAGTGGAATGTAGGACAGCCCCTCCTGGGGTTGGCAGGGGACAAGGATTACAGTCTtgtctttcttccccttcttttgcCCCAGTAGTAATCCCTAACACCCTGAGGGAGGCAGACTGTGGGTGTTCCTTGGACTTGGGAGAGCTTTCCTTCCTGCAGTGTCCTAATCATGTGTGTGTGGGTAgaggagggcaggcaggcagtgTGGGCACAGTCTGGACAGGCAGTGGCCTGGCGTCATGCAGTGCTGCAAGTAGCATCTAGCACTCCCTTCCTGTTTCCCAGAAGCGCTGTTGTCTCTTGCTCTCCAGGCTTCTACCCTGACAGACTGAGGTTAGGGAGGCCAAAATGCTCCCTGTGGTGTGATTAGAGCCCAGGAGAGGGTAAATAGGATAAAGGCTGTAGGAGCTTCTTTCTGTGGGAACTTTACAAACCCAGGTGTTTTAAAGGAAAGAACACTGGCCTGGGACTTAGAAGACCTGTCACCTGGTCTTGGTTCTGCTGTTGGTTTACTGTGGCCCCTCGGGCGAGTCCCCTGTCCTTTTTTATGCCTCAAAATTGCTTCGTCTGTCAAACAGGGAGCTTCATGTTCACTTCTCCAGTCTCTGTGTTTTGTGAAGCTCAAATGTAGTAGTAGGAAATAGTAGAAACGAGCAGAGGGCAGCAGGGAAGCACTTGTAAAAAGCATAGAGCACCATAGGGAAAGGTGACTACATTCTCCTGTGAGTCCTAAGGCAGGAATGTTTGCTCAGCCAACGCTGGAGTGTTTACTTCATGCCAGACACGGGGTGACTGGCATGAGGGGGGATTCCACGAAGTGTCAGAGTTCCTTCGTTCTGGTAGTTTCCAGGGCCAGTTAAATACTTAGGacaaatacactcaaaatggtaTCTAGAAGTGCAAGATTGAAATAATGTAGAACatacaaggaaatagaaaaatagtccAGATTCAAGGGCTCTAGGAGTTCAGAGGGATGAGCTCCTCGAGGGCCTGGGGTCGGCCAGGGAGGAACTGGGGCAGGATAAATTGATCTCCAGAGTGACACTGCTCTTCCACCCTCAGCAGAGGAAGAACCCATGCTGGAACGGCGCTGCAGGGGCCCCTTGGCCATGGGCCCCGCCCAGCCCAAGGTCTCTGGGCCCTCCCAGAAGTTGCCCCAGACCATGGAGAAGGAGCCCCACGGGCTGAGGTTACAAGGCACTTCCGAGGCCCAGTTGGGCAACCAAGCCCCCAGTAAGGCCCATCGATGTGTCCATTGTAGAAGGCACTTCCCGGGCTGGGTGGCCCTGTGGCTTCACACCCGCCACTGCCAAGCCCGGTTGCCCCTGCCCTGTCCTGAATGCGGCCGTCGTTTTCGACACCCTCCCTTCTTGGCACTACACTGCCAGGTCCATGCCGCTGCCACTCCAGATCAGGGCTTTGCCTGCCACCTCTGCAGGCAGAGCTTCAGAGGCTGGGTGGCCCTGGTTCTGCATCTCCGGGCTCACTCAGCCGCAAAGCGGCCCATTGCCTGTCCTGAATGTGAGAGACGTTTCTGGCGACGAAAGCAGCTTCGGGCTCACGTGCGGAGGTGCCACCCCCCAGCCCCGGAGGCCCGGCCCTTCATATGTGGCAACTGTGGCCGGAGCTTTGCCCAGTGGGACCAGTTAGTTGCTCACAAGCGGGTTCACGTAGCTGaggccctggaggaggcagcagccAAGGCTCTCGGGCCTCGGCCTAGGGGCCGCCCTGCGGTGACCGCGCCCCGGCCTGGCGGAGACGCTGTTGATCGCCCGTTCCAGTGTGCCTGCTGTGGCAAGCGCTTTCGGCACAAGCCCAACCTGATCGCCCACCGCCGTGTGCACACGGGCGAGCGGCCCCACCAGTGCCCTGAATGCGGGAAGCGCTTCACCAATAAGCCCTACCTAACCTCACACCGGCGCATCCACACCGGGGAGAAGCCCTACCCGTGCACCGAGTGCGGGCGCCGCTTCCGCCACAAGCCCAACCTCCTGTCTCACAGCAAGATCCACAAGCGGTCCGAAGGGTCGGCACAGGGCGCCCCGGGCTCAGGGAGTCCTCAGCTTCCAGCTGGCCCCTTGGAGGCCTCGTCGGAGCTCGCTGCAGACGCCCCGCTGAGACCCAGCCAGGAGCCAGCACCGGAGCCTCCGCTGGAGGCCCCTGGGGCGCCCCTGCAGGACCCGGCGGCCGCGCCCCCATCCCTGTTCACCTGCGATGACTGTGGCCGGAGCTTCCGGCTCGAGCGCTTCCTGCGGGCCCACCAGCGGCAGCACACCGGGGAGCGGCCCTTCACCTGCGCGGAGTGCGGGAAGAACTTCGGCAAGAAGACCCACCTGGTGGCGCATTCCCGGGTGCACTCGGGCGAGCGGCCGTTTGCCTGTGAGGAGTGCGGGCGCCGCTTCTCCCAGGGCAGCCACCTGGCCGCCCACCGGCGCGACCATGCCCCTGAGCGGCCCTTCGTCTGCCCGGACTGCGGCAAGGCTTTCCGCCACAAGCCCTACCTGGCGGCGCATCGACGCATCCACACCGGCGAGAAGCCCTACGTCTGCCCAGACTGCGGCAAAGCCTTCAGCCAGAAGTCCAACCTGGTGTCCCATCGGCGCATCCACACAGGCGAGCGCCCCTATGCATGCCCCGATTGCGACCGGAGCTTCAGCCAGAAGTCCAATCTCATCACCCACCGTAAGAGCCACATCCGGGACGGCGCCTTCTGCTGTGCCATCTGTGGCCAGACCTTTGACGACGAGGAGAAGCTCCTGGCCCATCAGAAGAAGCATGATGTCTgagagggcaggggctgcagagACCAAGGGAAGGGGGTGGCCTGAGTGTCATTTACAGGCGTGTTGCTGTGGGCCTGTGCTTGGGGGTACCTGTGTTGCTGCTGCTTTAGGAAAGGGGTGGGAGAGCAGCCAGTGAGCTGGGCCCTGTTAGGGAGGGAGGTCTAGTCCCCAGCGGCCAGGGAAGCCTCACTCAGTGCAGGGGGGCTCAGGCCTCCAGCTGGTGTTTGCTAAGGTTCTGCCCTGACCATCCTGTGCCCTGGAAAAGTAGCAATAGCAGCTCTACCTACCCCTTAGAGCCCTCCAGCTGGAGGGGCCACCAGGGGACAGGaagtcccttcccctctggtGTTGACGCCTTAATGTCCTTGTCTTTTATCATGAGTTCCTTCAGGTCGTTTTTTTGGAAGTAGGTGTGGTACAGTCTTAGTAAATGAGCGCTTGGGAGGAAAAGTGGACCAGCTGGATACACCTGGGAGAACCTGCTGGCCTTGTTAGACAGTTCCTGGGCCTTTTCCAG is a window of Vulpes vulpes isolate BD-2025 chromosome 7, VulVul3, whole genome shotgun sequence DNA encoding:
- the REPIN1 gene encoding DNA-binding protein REPIN1 isoform X5 encodes the protein MDARRASAHPAGEFSLTSGGHQSVGRSKRYSRRSIPRRSWKKPHLQLHGLQAEEEPMLERRCRGPLAMGPAQPKVSGPSQKLPQTMEKEPHGLRLQGTSEAQLGNQAPSKAHRCVHCRRHFPGWVALWLHTRHCQARLPLPCPECGRRFRHPPFLALHCQVHAAATPDQGFACHLCRQSFRGWVALVLHLRAHSAAKRPIACPECERRFWRRKQLRAHVRRCHPPAPEARPFICGNCGRSFAQWDQLVAHKRVHVAEALEEAAAKALGPRPRGRPAVTAPRPGGDAVDRPFQCACCGKRFRHKPNLIAHRRVHTGERPHQCPECGKRFTNKPYLTSHRRIHTGEKPYPCTECGRRFRHKPNLLSHSKIHKRSEGSAQGAPGSGSPQLPAGPLEASSELAADAPLRPSQEPAPEPPLEAPGAPLQDPAAAPPSLFTCDDCGRSFRLERFLRAHQRQHTGERPFTCAECGKNFGKKTHLVAHSRVHSGERPFACEECGRRFSQGSHLAAHRRDHAPERPFVCPDCGKAFRHKPYLAAHRRIHTGEKPYVCPDCGKAFSQKSNLVSHRRIHTGERPYACPDCDRSFSQKSNLITHRKSHIRDGAFCCAICGQTFDDEEKLLAHQKKHDV
- the REPIN1 gene encoding DNA-binding protein REPIN1 isoform X6 produces the protein MDARRASAHPAGEFSLTSGGHQSVGRSKRYSRRSIPRRSWKKPHLQLHGLQEEEPMLERRCRGPLAMGPAQPKVSGPSQKLPQTMEKEPHGLRLQGTSEAQLGNQAPSKAHRCVHCRRHFPGWVALWLHTRHCQARLPLPCPECGRRFRHPPFLALHCQVHAAATPDQGFACHLCRQSFRGWVALVLHLRAHSAAKRPIACPECERRFWRRKQLRAHVRRCHPPAPEARPFICGNCGRSFAQWDQLVAHKRVHVAEALEEAAAKALGPRPRGRPAVTAPRPGGDAVDRPFQCACCGKRFRHKPNLIAHRRVHTGERPHQCPECGKRFTNKPYLTSHRRIHTGEKPYPCTECGRRFRHKPNLLSHSKIHKRSEGSAQGAPGSGSPQLPAGPLEASSELAADAPLRPSQEPAPEPPLEAPGAPLQDPAAAPPSLFTCDDCGRSFRLERFLRAHQRQHTGERPFTCAECGKNFGKKTHLVAHSRVHSGERPFACEECGRRFSQGSHLAAHRRDHAPERPFVCPDCGKAFRHKPYLAAHRRIHTGEKPYVCPDCGKAFSQKSNLVSHRRIHTGERPYACPDCDRSFSQKSNLITHRKSHIRDGAFCCAICGQTFDDEEKLLAHQKKHDV
- the REPIN1 gene encoding DNA-binding protein REPIN1 isoform X7, producing the protein MGVGVSLLLQFSLTSGGHQSVGRSKRYSRRSIPRRSWKKPHLQLHGLQAEEEPMLERRCRGPLAMGPAQPKVSGPSQKLPQTMEKEPHGLRLQGTSEAQLGNQAPSKAHRCVHCRRHFPGWVALWLHTRHCQARLPLPCPECGRRFRHPPFLALHCQVHAAATPDQGFACHLCRQSFRGWVALVLHLRAHSAAKRPIACPECERRFWRRKQLRAHVRRCHPPAPEARPFICGNCGRSFAQWDQLVAHKRVHVAEALEEAAAKALGPRPRGRPAVTAPRPGGDAVDRPFQCACCGKRFRHKPNLIAHRRVHTGERPHQCPECGKRFTNKPYLTSHRRIHTGEKPYPCTECGRRFRHKPNLLSHSKIHKRSEGSAQGAPGSGSPQLPAGPLEASSELAADAPLRPSQEPAPEPPLEAPGAPLQDPAAAPPSLFTCDDCGRSFRLERFLRAHQRQHTGERPFTCAECGKNFGKKTHLVAHSRVHSGERPFACEECGRRFSQGSHLAAHRRDHAPERPFVCPDCGKAFRHKPYLAAHRRIHTGEKPYVCPDCGKAFSQKSNLVSHRRIHTGERPYACPDCDRSFSQKSNLITHRKSHIRDGAFCCAICGQTFDDEEKLLAHQKKHDV
- the REPIN1 gene encoding DNA-binding protein REPIN1 isoform X4, encoding MESQGEKPGEADGVCITPQLLKSRSGKAGLSALRGLSSAMGVGVSLLLQFSLTSGGHQSVGRSKRYSRRSIPRRSWKKPHLQLHGLQEEEPMLERRCRGPLAMGPAQPKVSGPSQKLPQTMEKEPHGLRLQGTSEAQLGNQAPSKAHRCVHCRRHFPGWVALWLHTRHCQARLPLPCPECGRRFRHPPFLALHCQVHAAATPDQGFACHLCRQSFRGWVALVLHLRAHSAAKRPIACPECERRFWRRKQLRAHVRRCHPPAPEARPFICGNCGRSFAQWDQLVAHKRVHVAEALEEAAAKALGPRPRGRPAVTAPRPGGDAVDRPFQCACCGKRFRHKPNLIAHRRVHTGERPHQCPECGKRFTNKPYLTSHRRIHTGEKPYPCTECGRRFRHKPNLLSHSKIHKRSEGSAQGAPGSGSPQLPAGPLEASSELAADAPLRPSQEPAPEPPLEAPGAPLQDPAAAPPSLFTCDDCGRSFRLERFLRAHQRQHTGERPFTCAECGKNFGKKTHLVAHSRVHSGERPFACEECGRRFSQGSHLAAHRRDHAPERPFVCPDCGKAFRHKPYLAAHRRIHTGEKPYVCPDCGKAFSQKSNLVSHRRIHTGERPYACPDCDRSFSQKSNLITHRKSHIRDGAFCCAICGQTFDDEEKLLAHQKKHDV
- the REPIN1 gene encoding DNA-binding protein REPIN1 isoform X8, giving the protein MGVGVSLLLQFSLTSGGHQSVGRSKRYSRRSIPRRSWKKPHLQLHGLQEEEPMLERRCRGPLAMGPAQPKVSGPSQKLPQTMEKEPHGLRLQGTSEAQLGNQAPSKAHRCVHCRRHFPGWVALWLHTRHCQARLPLPCPECGRRFRHPPFLALHCQVHAAATPDQGFACHLCRQSFRGWVALVLHLRAHSAAKRPIACPECERRFWRRKQLRAHVRRCHPPAPEARPFICGNCGRSFAQWDQLVAHKRVHVAEALEEAAAKALGPRPRGRPAVTAPRPGGDAVDRPFQCACCGKRFRHKPNLIAHRRVHTGERPHQCPECGKRFTNKPYLTSHRRIHTGEKPYPCTECGRRFRHKPNLLSHSKIHKRSEGSAQGAPGSGSPQLPAGPLEASSELAADAPLRPSQEPAPEPPLEAPGAPLQDPAAAPPSLFTCDDCGRSFRLERFLRAHQRQHTGERPFTCAECGKNFGKKTHLVAHSRVHSGERPFACEECGRRFSQGSHLAAHRRDHAPERPFVCPDCGKAFRHKPYLAAHRRIHTGEKPYVCPDCGKAFSQKSNLVSHRRIHTGERPYACPDCDRSFSQKSNLITHRKSHIRDGAFCCAICGQTFDDEEKLLAHQKKHDV
- the REPIN1 gene encoding DNA-binding protein REPIN1 isoform X3 codes for the protein MESQGEKPGEADGVCITPQLLKSRSGKAGLSALRGLSSAMGVGVSLLLQFSLTSGGHQSVGRSKRYSRRSIPRRSWKKPHLQLHGLQAEEEPMLERRCRGPLAMGPAQPKVSGPSQKLPQTMEKEPHGLRLQGTSEAQLGNQAPSKAHRCVHCRRHFPGWVALWLHTRHCQARLPLPCPECGRRFRHPPFLALHCQVHAAATPDQGFACHLCRQSFRGWVALVLHLRAHSAAKRPIACPECERRFWRRKQLRAHVRRCHPPAPEARPFICGNCGRSFAQWDQLVAHKRVHVAEALEEAAAKALGPRPRGRPAVTAPRPGGDAVDRPFQCACCGKRFRHKPNLIAHRRVHTGERPHQCPECGKRFTNKPYLTSHRRIHTGEKPYPCTECGRRFRHKPNLLSHSKIHKRSEGSAQGAPGSGSPQLPAGPLEASSELAADAPLRPSQEPAPEPPLEAPGAPLQDPAAAPPSLFTCDDCGRSFRLERFLRAHQRQHTGERPFTCAECGKNFGKKTHLVAHSRVHSGERPFACEECGRRFSQGSHLAAHRRDHAPERPFVCPDCGKAFRHKPYLAAHRRIHTGEKPYVCPDCGKAFSQKSNLVSHRRIHTGERPYACPDCDRSFSQKSNLITHRKSHIRDGAFCCAICGQTFDDEEKLLAHQKKHDV
- the REPIN1 gene encoding DNA-binding protein REPIN1 isoform X9 yields the protein MLERRCRGPLAMGPAQPKVSGPSQKLPQTMEKEPHGLRLQGTSEAQLGNQAPSKAHRCVHCRRHFPGWVALWLHTRHCQARLPLPCPECGRRFRHPPFLALHCQVHAAATPDQGFACHLCRQSFRGWVALVLHLRAHSAAKRPIACPECERRFWRRKQLRAHVRRCHPPAPEARPFICGNCGRSFAQWDQLVAHKRVHVAEALEEAAAKALGPRPRGRPAVTAPRPGGDAVDRPFQCACCGKRFRHKPNLIAHRRVHTGERPHQCPECGKRFTNKPYLTSHRRIHTGEKPYPCTECGRRFRHKPNLLSHSKIHKRSEGSAQGAPGSGSPQLPAGPLEASSELAADAPLRPSQEPAPEPPLEAPGAPLQDPAAAPPSLFTCDDCGRSFRLERFLRAHQRQHTGERPFTCAECGKNFGKKTHLVAHSRVHSGERPFACEECGRRFSQGSHLAAHRRDHAPERPFVCPDCGKAFRHKPYLAAHRRIHTGEKPYVCPDCGKAFSQKSNLVSHRRIHTGERPYACPDCDRSFSQKSNLITHRKSHIRDGAFCCAICGQTFDDEEKLLAHQKKHDV